The genomic stretch AGACGCAGCGATCCGTTTATAGAAGATGCCGGTGTGCCGGATTGGAATGAAGCACCACCAACCTGTTCTGAAGCAATGCCGGTGTGGGGTGGTGGAGGTTGGGTACTTCCACCAAACTGTGATCCTTTGACCCGTATGCTGGCATCGGTTTTCTGGGATGACTTTGTAAAAATAGGTCACGATTTTTTGCATGATCTCTTTTCTGCAGAACGGATGATTGGAAAAATTGATACCTATGCTCAAACTATTGATGATATCATAAGAGAGGACCCCGTCGTAGATCACTCAAGCTGGGTTTCTAATGTCAATAGTCTTAAAACAACCATTCATATTCTGAGAACAAAATTTGAAAATCATCTCACCGGGTACAAGCCTGTTATTGACACGACAGATTACCAGAATCCTTTCCCTGGTACATCAGGTCACCTTCAGCTCGACCATTTGAACAATTTTGAATTCACGGTGGATCCAAATATAAGGTGGGCCTATTCATATGAATCCAGGAACTCTTTTACCGAAATTTCTCATAATACAGTGAACCCCATATCCGGTGATGCTGATTTTAAACTGTCATTTGAACTACATCCCAGTGGCCACGACAGCCCATGGAGTGAATGGTGCGGGGCAGGTTTAAACTTTGAAGAGGAGGCAAACCTGAGTGATGTTAAAGAAATTCATCTCAGTATAAGGTCAGACAGGCAGCGTTCATTGAGAATTTCAGTTAACAGCAGCGAGAGAGAAAGGCTTGGAGCTAAAGAAGACTATGGATGGGATGCAACTGTTAACAACCAAACCCGGACAATCATACTTCAAATGAATGAGATAGATTATCCTTCGTGGGGAGACCCCAATAACCCCGATATTGTCAATGAAGTGATTTCGACGGCCAATGCCTTAGCGTTCTCCCCGGGTGCTCAGTTTGATGCAGCCGGCGAACTTTCCCGAAATCCTGATATAGGGTATCTTCAGGTTGATAATATTCGCTTTGTTAAATAGAGTTCAGTGATAATGCAGGTGAACAGAGAGAAACTACTGTCTCGGTCTGTTTCCTGCATTTATCTGTGATGGTACTGTATACTACCTCTTTAAGTTTGAAGCGCCAGCTTTTTACCCTAATCTCCGACAACCTGCACGTACACTTTTCTGTTTCTGGGTCTGTTATCATGGTCTATCACCACAATCTGCTGCCAGGTTCCCAGTGTCATCTCTCCATCAACGAGTGGTACCGAAATGCCGGGTCCCATAAGGGTGGCTCTCATATGAGAAAACCCATTATCGTCTCCCCAGGTCTGAGAGTGATGAGAATGCATTGAGCTTGATGCAAGGAACTCAAGCCGTTCCTTAATATCCTGAACAAGTGCAGGTTCATATTCCATAGTTGAAACCGAAGCAGTGGAGCCTACGGCAAATACAGCTACAATACCATTTTTTATTCCGGAATCCTCTACGACCTGCTCTACTTCACTACTAAGATCATGAATATCAGAAAAACCCTTGGAATTAAATTCAATGGACTTGCCATATACCATTTGCAGACCTCCTGATACTGTATATTAAATGCTTGTGAGGGATTATTTATGAGAGAGATGCTTTTACACTAGTATAATAAAAAAAAGGAAAGCAGTTGTGAAACTACCTCCCTACTTAAAACTACAGATCCATTACTTTTAGGATGCCGCTTCCTTAATGAGCTGCAGAGCAATCTCATTTCTCTGAATCTGGTTTGTACCTTCATAGATTTGAGTGATTTTTGCATCACGCATTCTCTTTTCCATCGGGTACTCTTTCATATATCCGTAACCACCCATAACCTGAAGAGCATCAACCGTTACCTTCATAGCTACATCAGAGCAGTAAAGCTTTGACATTGCCGAGTCTTTGGCGAATTTCTTTTCACCGGCATCAATTGTGCGTGCGGTAGCATAGAGAAGAGCACGTGCAGCCTCGACTTCAGTAGCCATATCAGCAAGCATATGCTGAATTGCCTGAAACGATGAGATAGCTTCACCAAACTGTAC from Chitinispirillales bacterium ANBcel5 encodes the following:
- a CDS encoding secondary thiamine-phosphate synthase enzyme YjbQ, with translation MVYGKSIEFNSKGFSDIHDLSSEVEQVVEDSGIKNGIVAVFAVGSTASVSTMEYEPALVQDIKERLEFLASSSMHSHHSQTWGDDNGFSHMRATLMGPGISVPLVDGEMTLGTWQQIVVIDHDNRPRNRKVYVQVVGD